GAAAATTTTCTCTCTACCTATTGTTGGTGGTGGCAGAAACCAAACATGGCTCTGTTTTTGTTTTATAGAGAGGAAAAAACAGAGAGAGAAACAGAGGAAGTAGAAACAGAGTAGAAAGGAAttaagaagaaggagaaaatgTTGGTAATAAATAGTTACAACTTGCAATTCTCAGGGGTGAGGCCAAGCGTCTTCATACTTCGCTCTCAAACTCCGTGTACTTGCATGCAACTTTCTGCATTTCCCATTTTACCCTTGCCTTCTTCTCTTAGTTATCAATTACCCAACCATACACTTATCTTAACCGATGTATCATCACAGCTGATAATCATGAGATTATATGTTGCTCTACATAGTGCATTGAGCAATCGAAATTGGGTAAAGAGTCTTTTTCCATTCACAATAGTTGAGAATCGAACCTTAACAACTTGCACGGATGGATGGCTGCTAGGCACTTGGTTGTCTAATCACTTTcatacactttttttttggtcaattttcATACACTTAAAATGTCCTAGTATTTTTTTTGACAGAGTTTCTAGTCAGcacgtttttttattttttttttattggtcCCCACGTGTCGTTTAGGTCCTTCTTCTTCCTTATGAGGTGTCGTTTGAGCCATGAAAATAATATGTGTTGTGTGGGGCTGTTTGCTCTTCTCATATGACATGGACATAAATTGACAAATTCTACGTGAATATAAATGATATACACATACTTAATTAAATGTTCAACGTAATTATTggataaattttaataatgttTTCAATTAACAGTTAATATGTCTTAATCATTCAATCAATTATGATTAAGGATTTAGTTAATGTATAATAATTTTCATATATGCTCATCCACACAAAAAATCATGTATGTTCGAAACAtacaagagaaagagaattcaAAGTTTTTCTCCTGGCTTAACTTGGAGTAGCCTTCTAAATTGACTAGTTTATACTTATATGAATTGTCATTTAATTGCTCTATTATTTTCTAAAGTCAAATTAGAGTAAATGTGTTTGTGTGTACCAGCTTTTATAATTCCAATTACTTGTTCtataagaaaaattaagaaggaaaaaagaaacTCCAAGAAGGGGTAAAATGGTATTTTAACCTTTTTGTACTTTTCTTCAGACCATTGTTGAAGGTAATGTTCGTGTCTTAAGCATGCCGCCATCTATTTATTTCATGAGCGGTAGTGAGAGGTGAAGAGCAAGAATTtccttttttctatttttggttcaaaataatttccttttttaaatgCATACATGTTTCAGCAACAACTTCACCGTTTTAGGCATATTGGGTTGGGTCCAAGGTTTTGTTTTTCAAGTAACCAATTAATGGCAGAAAAAGGCATGAGCTATGAAACTgtggaacaaaagagaaaaggaCAAATGTGTTCCAAAAATGTTACTAGTATTTTCTTTAAAATGATGATCCTTTTCTCAAAATATAAACTGAACCGATGCACAAAATGAGGTACAAACATCTTGTTTTATATGAGTATACACTATACAGTACTGACGTTATTGTTAGAAAGGGTAAAAGGGTCACTTTGAGACTAATACGCAGCAGAAAATCATTTCTAATTTTGGTGTTTCAGATAAAATGGTTGATATTACCATCACTTTTCAAACTTTACTAGAAAATAACATCTGTCAAGGAAGTTAATTTGCAAATAATAGAAGGTTCCATCtggatttttaaatttaaaactaaacATATTTAAGATATAATATTTATTCCGCCTAAAGGGCTAAAAGGCTCAATAGCATCTCATTCAGTTCAAAAGTCTCGCAACTAAGTGAGTACAAAACAGGACAGACAAGATGATTTACTTAGGATCAATAGCATCTCGAATGACGACTGACTTACTAACAAGCACACGAGGTTGCTTAGCTAGTGACAACCATGATCTCGAAAGTCCTTCCATAAGGTTTCTTAACGGCTTGTAGAGACAGTTACAATATATACTAGCCTATAAATACAGACATGATAGTTGATTttattaggaaaataaatatatttcagaTATTATATGGATCCCCTTttattgttgtttctgttttgttttattgtagAAACTGATCTGATCCAATCTGTTATAGTAGGAAAATATAACATTAATTAACTGATTGTGTTTTGCTTGGACTTCTATATAAGTCTTTTCTTTGTAATTGATTTggttataaaaaataaacaatcgTTCTTTATTTAGAAATTTTATACACTTACACAcacatttatttatattttttgaaattttacacACACATATTTCATTATGCTAAACTCAGTTCCTTTTAGACTCTAAGATTTTCTTTATACTCTCTCACTAATTTCAGGATTAGACTATGTTCTGCATGTACACAACCTTGACGTGTTAACGCAGCTCGTCGTTCAAGATAAGTCAATCAATGCCACACACCACTAATATAGAAGCAAGAAGACTAAAGCAATCTTAGCTCAATTTAGGAAGAACAATATTTAATAATGTGTTCACCCTTCATTCACCGTTTTATTAATCTCCTTGGCGTTGGTGTGACAGGGACGCAAAATTATCCCTTAAATTTCTAAGTAGTATAaaattttatactttttataatGTGTTTCAGTTCAAATTTTGTTCTGTCGACAtgcttaaaattaaatataaaacatAAATATTATGTTCTTCCTATGACTTGCCGCTGGCTGTGACTTTGTATTTGTCTGGCTGTCACTTAACATGTCTCATTCTTTGCCCTTGACCTCTCATACTTGCTCGATCATGTCTATTTTTAAAGCATATTCGAACATATTCAAATATATATGTGATATATTTAATGAAAGCAACGTTAGTTTTTGCGGTGTGGCGGCGAGTGAACCCTCCTCCACAAAAACCGCATTAATCCTACCAAGTAAAGTGATCGTGTCATTCATGAATTCACTTTTTAACTTAACGCAATTGCACCGCCGCAGAGTTTACAACAGAATATTTtacaataatataaatattttgatGTGGATTGCCAATGTCACCAAATAAAACAAAAGTTTTCCATTTGCAGAAAACTACAAGTCAACCAATTAGCATGGTTCTAAACTGCGTGGCGTGTAGGTCATCCTGATCAAATTTGCCTATTCCCTATGGTGCTATTGTTGACTTATACATTGATTAAAGGTATATCTTCTTTAATTTCCTacagtatttatttatttatagtgTAGCAATTTAAGATAATGTtcattataataaaatattgaatGGGTCATGTCATGTGGTCGACACTCAACTTGTTGGATTCGCAATCCTTTTTACGATAAAGAGGAGAGGTGGGGAAAATACATATCTCAGTTTTCTCGTGCTCGATCGCAATCACAAGTGCAGAAAGAAAGGATCAAACATAACTCTAAAACTGAGAGTTTTCACATGACAACTTTTATCATAGTTTGGACTCTTAACTGACTCACTTATGTAAAAGTAACAttagttataacttataagtcAGTCCTTTGCTTATTGTGAGTAATTTCTATTGTTCTGGAATATTTTAATATCCTTGGATGTGTTTGGATAAATGTTAAAAGTCAATTGAAGTTAATTGGATTACAAGGGACTTTAATCAGTTACACGTCAATTGGATTCTCTATCTGGCCTCACCCACACTCAAAGCACTCTCTGATATGCCTCACTCATGCTTTGGTACCCAACTCTGGTGCTAGCACTGCTCTCTACCCCTTGTAGCTCAACTCTCTGCTAAGCACACCAAGCTCCTTCCATTAACCACTCTATTTACTTAGTTTCTAGATATGGTGAAGAAAGTGGAGAAATGTTTTGAGTATTGAAATGATTATGCAAGGCACACCagaattattataaattcaagCAGGCAGTAGCAGGATTCAAAAACCAGCTTGCTTTTTAGCTTTTAACCACAACCAAGATCTTGTCTTCAGATTCTTCACTCAATCAGAAATGTCCTGCACATCCAGCGTCTTTGAGTAATAAACAGAACAGTTTCTTGTCATCCATAGTGAACAAACAATATAGTGCCAAATTATCTGCCACTTTCTCCTTTCTGCATTGCAAAAAGGCAAACCTGAAAACTGAATAAAATGTTCTTTACTGCAGTTCTGGATCACAGTTGAATATGCCAACCACTTAAGAACATTGACCATATTTTTTAGTAACTGCATTCAAGGAAAATGCTATGTGTACACTTCTCATCTTGTTTACTTGCTGAACATTGACcatgttttttactttttagtaaCTGCATTCAAGGAAAATACGATTTGTACTCTTCTCATCTTGTTTACTTGCTGTACAAACTAAATCTTCCACAAACATAACTCTTCTTACCAAGTTGACTTTAGATGGTATTCTATCTAGGATGACCCTCCATGAGAAAACATTGACCTTCAGAGGGACCATCCTATTCCAAATAGTATGGAAGAAAGGCTCAACCCTAAATTGCAATGGATAGTTATTCCGTAAACTGACCTCATTAAATAGATGCCTGCAGGTTCTGCTAGCCCACTCCATTTGTCACTGCAGTTCTGCTGATTGCAGTGCTTTGAGGAAAGAATTAAGCAAATTATTTTCccagtaaaataaaaaaatacttttccaCCCCCATCTCCATTGCAATCTACCATTCTCTCTCCTATCCACGCGTCATGCCAAAAAGAGGTATTTGCTATCTCCCACCTTTTATCAAGTTTTCTTTCAATCAGCTCAATTGAAAATCACCCCTTAACTCTAATTTTTGTATTTCCATCCACCACTTTGATCACATCCTACCAACTTCCCATCTATCCACTATCATCTCACCATATTTAGAAACTAAAACCTTATTCCACAGCATATATTTTCAACCCCTCACTCTTCATATCCATTTTCCCAACAAAGCCAAATTAGAAGCATACAAAATTTTAATCCTAATCTTCCCTCTCTTTTGTCCCTAAACATTCTCCTGTGAAACCaagatgattttttttgcaATTCTCTCCCTGCTcccaaagaatttttttaaaaagggaTTCAAGAAGAGAGATTGTACTACCTTTTGAAGCCTTGAAGAAGGAGAGATAATAGATCGGTAGCGAACACGATGATGAAGGATCAATGTGTCCCCACTCTAACTTAGATAAGCCAATGCTCTTTACTGGTTGGCTGACTGTAATGCAAGAACAAATTAAGAAAGTTCAGTTGAGTGTATATTACTGCTCATATTGGaagaaacaacaaacaacttCAATGTAATGAATAAAAAGACTCAAGTTCAATTAGTGCAATGAACATTAAGAAAATCATGTACCTGGAGTGATAGGGATTTTAAAGAGCAAGTATGGTATAACAGGAATATCAGAAGAAATATGACTGGAATAGTATATATCGAAAGAGCAATtacagagaatgaaaagaaaagtatTGTTAGAGCTGGCTAACAACCCAAGAAGCACTAATGGCTTCCCCTCAACAAGAAAGATCACTCTCTCTCCTCTAACAGAAAAGCTAATCATGAATGAGTCTCACCCTCACTCGGTTATTCTCTTATACTAACTAACTTTGCCAGCTCACTCCTTTCTCCCCTTTTTCCTCACATAGACCTTCCACACTTTGGGCTTTCCCAAGCCCAAATTAGCATTCAGGTCTCTATCAATTCCCTCCCCCTCAGAAAcagccttgtcctcaaggcaGAAATCAGGAAATTGACCAGCCAATACAGCATTGTCTTCCCAAGTAACATCATCCAAGGACTTGTGATTCCATTTTATCAAACTCTGGTGCACCTCACCGTCTCCCTGGCGAATTGTCCTGGTTCCTATGATTGATTCAGGGTAGATGTCAGTCATCTCTTCAATCTCCAAGTCCCTAGGCAACTGGCCTTGAACCTGAGAGCTACCAATGGCTTTCTTCAGTAGGGACACATGGAAAACAGGATGAATTTTAGAGTCATCAGGGAGCTTCAACTTGTATGCAACTGCACCAATCTTAGTCTCTATCTGAAAGGGCCCATAAAACCTGGCAGCTAACTTCTGATTGATCCTCTTGACCACTGAATGTTGTCTATGTGGCCTAAGCTTCAAGAAAACCCACTCTCCCACTTCAAAATTCAGGTCTCTCCTTTTCTTGTTTGCATAACTGGCCATTTGTTCCTGTGCTTTCTTGAGATGCTCCCTGAGTTGTTTAATAGCTTCATCCCTTTCACTAAGATCCAGGGCCACAGCAGCTACTTTAGTTTCATTTGAAAGGAATCGCACCAAAGGAGGAGCTTTCCTCCCATATACCACTTCAAAAGGGGTTTGGCCAATAGAGGTATGGAAGGTAGAATTGTACCAAAATTCAGCCCAGGGTACCCAATAAGACCAAGTCTTAGGATGATCAGAGGCAAAGCACCGTAAATAGCTCTCCAAACACCTGTTGGTAACCTCTGTTTGCCCATCTGTCTCAGGGTGATAGGCAGAACTCATTTTTAGTGTTGTACCTTGAAGCTTGAACAGTTCTGACCAAAAATGGCTCACAAAGATGGGATCCCTATCGCTGACCACAGAACTAGGAATACCATGAAGCCTCACTATCTCTTTGGCAAAGATTTCTGCAATAGATTTAGCAGTGTAAGGATGCTTCAAAAGGATGAAGTGGCTATATTTAGAGAGTCTGTCCACCACTACTAGAATAGCCTCATAGCCTTTAGACTTAGGTAGCCCAGTTATGAAGTCAAGAGAAATGTCTTCCCATACTGCATTAGGAATTGGGAGAGGTCGGAGCAGGCCCCCGGGGGTAGTAGCACTGTACTTCTGTCTTTGGCAAACATCACATTCGCGCACAAAATCCCTGACCCTCTTTTGCATTCCCACCCAATAAAGGGATTCAGCCAGCCTTCTGTAAGTCCTGTAAAAACCAGAATGGCCACCAGTTGGGGAACCATGAAATTCTGCTAATAGCCAAGGAATAGATGGTGATTGAGGTGATAGCACCAGCCTTCCTTgatacaacaagaccccttgctGGAGCACAAACCCTGGTTTAGAGTGAGGGTCTTTTTGGACCTCTACTGTCAAGTTCTGGATGTAGGAGTCATGAGCTAACTCATCCAGTAGCTTTTTCCTATCTTGCCACAGAGGAAAAGAGATCAAAGAGTGCAACTCCACATCATCAAAACATCTGGACAAGGCATCGGCTGCTTTGTTTTCCAACCCTGATTTGTACTTAACCTCAAATTGATAACCTAACAACTTGGCTAACCAACACTGTTGGTCAGGAGATGAAACCCTTTGTTGTAGGAAGTGCTTCAAACTCTTGTGATCTGTATAAACAATAAAAACCCTCCCTAACAAATAATGCCTCCAATGTTGAATACACAATACCAAAGCCATCAGTTCTTTCTCATAGACTGACTTGGCCAGGTTTCCAGCAGACAAGGCTTTACTGAAATAGGCTATGGGTCTCCTTTGTTGCATCAAGACTGCCCCAATACCCCGCCCTGCAGCATCACACTCAACCTCAAAAGGGAGGTTAAAATCAGGAAGGGCTAAGACTGGAGAAGTAGTCATGACAGATTTGAGAAGGGTAAAAGCTTGTTGTGCTTCAGGCCCCCACCAGAAGTTGTCTTTCTTGGTCAGTTCTGTGAGTGGTTTAGCTACCTTTCCATAGTCCTTAATGAATTCCCTGTAATAGCCAGTCAATCCAAGGAAACCCCTCACCCCCTTGACATTTTTTGGTTCAGGCCAAGCTTCAATGCATTGCACCTTGTCAGGGTCTACTGCTACACCATCCCCGGAGATTAGATGGCCCAGATAATCAACCTGGCGACAACCAAACCTGCACTTGGACTGATTAGCCACAAAACAGTTGCTCAGTAACACAGATAAGACCAATTCCAAGTGACCGATGTGCTCATTTAGATCCTTACTATATATGAGAATATCATCAAAAAAAACCAAGACAAATTTCCTTAGGTAAGGCCTGAATATGTCATTCATTATGGCTTGGAAGGTGGCAGGGGCATTCATcagcccaaatggcatgactAAGTATTCATAGTGGCCATTATGAGTCCTAAAAGTAGTTTTGGGGACATCATTTTCATgtaccctgatttgatgatatccAGACTTAAGGTCTATTTTAGAAAACATTGTTGCCCCATTTAACTCATCTAGCAATTCATCCACAATAGGAATAGGGTACTTATCTGGGATAGTTGCTTTGTTCAATGCCCTATAGTCTACACACATCCGCCAACTCTTATCCTTTTTCTTCACTAGGATCACAGGACTAGAATAAGAACTCATGCTTGGTCGAATAATTCCTGCTTCCATCAGCTCCGACACTTGcttctcaatttcttctttCTGGTGATGGGGATACCTGTAGGGCCTTACATTGATGGGTCCCTGGTCTGGAAAAAGGTTTATCTGGTGGACCTTGGACCTCTCAGGTGGTAATTGAATCTTGGTGGTGAAGACTGCCTGGAATTCTTTCAAAAGAGCTTGAAGTTGATGTGGGCTTTCCTCCACTGCTCTGGTCACCTCAGTAAGATTGAGTTGCGGCCACCACCACTCCATCTTCTCTCTTCCCTGAGTGTCGTTGAGGAAGGAATGCAGGTTGCTCTGCTGGCTGTCCTTGTTCCCCAACCCCTGTAGTTTCACTACCTGGCCCCCATGTATGAACTGCATAGTCATCATTTTCCAGTCCATGAGTACCTTACCTAGAGTGCGCAGCCAAGACACTCCCATCACCAAGTCTAGCTCACCCAGTTCCAACACCAGGGCATCAATGGTGATCTCTATGCTCCCCAGCTTGGCTTTAATTCCTTTGCAAATTCCCTTGGTAACCACCTTGTGGCCATCGCCAAGCTTGATGCTCCTAGGATGGGTAGTTGTAATCGTCAAGCCCAAAGCCGATGTAATCGTAGGAGAAATGAAATTATGACTTGCCCCGCTGTCAATCAAGACTAACAATTCCACATGTCCCACCTGACCCGAGAGCTTCATCGTCTGGGTCTCCGCCATACAGCCCAGAACTCCCATAAGCTTAAGCGCAGCTGGTTCCTCCTCTTCCTCGTCCTCTGGTTGGTCCCCTTCGAGCATCACAATCTCACCCTCGTCATCAATCGTTTCTCCCTCTCCTAAGATCAAGACCCGCAACGATCTTTCAGGGCATTTGTGCAGAGTTGGGTGATATTTTCCCCCACATTTGAAACAGAGCCCCTTTGCTCTTCTCTCGGCGATTTCATCCACCGGAAACCGGCGAACCCCCTTCCACCGCTCAGATGATCCGGGACGGTAGTCGCCACCGGTGTTCCTCGCCGTCGAGCCCATTGACGATGTGGTGGAATTCGTTCCCGTCAGACTCAGCGACCGGGTCGGAATTGACCCACTTGACTTAGAAAACTGGTTTGGGTCCTTAGTAGCGTAAGGCCCACTTCTAGCAGTAACGTAAGGCCCACTTCTAGCAGCAGAAGACCCGGCCCAATCTCCTTGACCCGCTCGTTCATACCCGGGTTTCCTAATTACCCGTTTACCCTCTTCGTCGTCTTCTTCCTTGAGCTCATCTTCTATATCCTTCGCGATCCTCATCATTTCCATACGAGTGGTGGGGTTCAGAGTGCGGACTCGCCGACGAATCAGTGGCTTCAGCCCACTCATGAAGTAGCCCAGGTACTGGTCCTCAGGCAACCGTCCCACCTGCGATGATAACAGCTCAAACGCCTCCACAAATTCCTCCACACTACCTCGTTGTCGCAACGTGGATAGCTCCTCGAATGGGTTCTCCAGCCTTCGTCCTCCATAGCGCGCGATTAAGGCTCGCTTGAGTTTCTCCCAGGAGAGTTCATCCTCTGTCTCCATGAGCAGATTGAACCAATGGATGGTGGATCCCTCCATGCTCAACCTGGATAGCTTCACTCGCAGCTCATCCGGGGTGTTTTGCACATCAAAGTAAATCTCAGCTCGCGTAATCCAAGCCACGGGGTCTTCTCCCTCGAACACCGGCAATTTCACCTTCTTCCCTGCTAGACGCGATTCGCCCATGTTAGAATCTCCGGTCGAGGTTTCCCCCTCCGGAACCACTCCTTTCGAGCCCACCTGTTTGCTTAGTTCAGTGAGAACCAAGCTCTGTTGTTGCATCTGGAGAGCAAGTTCCTGCAGCGTAGCAGTAACGGTTCCCAATTGAGTCTCAAGAGCTTCCATGCGATCAGTCATTTTTGGTGGCATCTACCAGCTTCTCAGTGAAACGAGTGCAGAtgatccggcaggtcggaccaattgaTAGGGATTTTAGAGAGCAAGTATGGTATAACAGGAATATCAGAAGAAATATGACTGGAATAGTATATATCGAAAGAGCAATtacagagaatgaaaagaaaagtatTGTTAGAGCTGGCTAACAACCCAAGAAGCACTAATGGCTTCCCCTCAACAAGAAAGATCACTCTCTCTCCTCTAACAGAAAAGCTAATCATGAATGAGTCTCACCCTCACTCGGTTATTCTCTTATACAAACTAACTTTGCCAGCTCACTCCTTTCTCCCCTTTTTCCTCACATAGACCTTCCACACTTTGGGCTTTCCCAAGCCCAAATTAGCATTCAGGTCTCTATCATGGAGCAAAATTGATCAAGACTCGAAACCTGAAGAAGTCATACATTGTGAAGATTTCCAATTAACTGAAAATATATCTTTGTTCTAATGAGGCCGTGCAGCTCTCTTTTTTCGCACCACATCAAACAGTTCAGAAAATGaagttaaaagttaaaacttcaaGACGGATTATCCATATGGAAAAAGACCATAGAAGACATGTATAAGTCATGTTTTTGGCAACGACAACACCCTTCCAATTTCTTTGTTTCCAATTGCATACAGTACTTCCAGCA
This is a stretch of genomic DNA from Lotus japonicus ecotype B-129 chromosome 1, LjGifu_v1.2. It encodes these proteins:
- the LOC130730263 gene encoding transposon Tf2-1 polyprotein isoform X1 translates to MPPKMTDRMEALETQLGTVTATLQELALQMQQQSLVLTELSKQVGSKGVVPEGETSTGDSNMGESRLAGKKVKLPVFEGEDPVAWITRAEIYFDVQNTPDELRVKLSRLSMEGSTIHWFNLLMETEDELSWEKLKRALIARYGGRRLENPFEELSTLRQRGSVEEFVEAFELLSSQVGRLPEDQYLGYFMSGLKPLIRRRVRTLNPTTRMEMMRIAKDIEDELKEEDDEEGKRVIRKPGYERAGQGDWAGSSAARSGPYVTARSGPYATKDPNQFSKSSGSIPTRSLSLTGTNSTTSSMGSTARNTGGDYRPGSSERWKGVRRFPVDEIAERRAKGLCFKCGGKYHPTLHKCPERSLRVLILGEGETIDDEGEIVMLEGDQPEDEEEEEPAALKLMGVLGCMAETQTMKLSGQVGHVELLVLIDSGASHNFISPTITSALGLTITTTHPRSIKLGDGHKVVTKGICKGIKAKLGSIEITIDALVLELGELDLVMGVSWLRTLGKVLMDWKMMTMQFIHGGQVVKLQGLGNKDSQQSNLHSFLNDTQGREKMEWWWPQLNLTEVTRAVEESPHQLQALLKEFQAVFTTKIQLPPERSKVHQINLFPDQGPINVRPYRYPHHQKEEIEKQVSELMEAGIIRPSMSSYSSPVILVKKKDKSWRMCVDYRALNKATIPDKYPIPIVDELLDELNGATMFSKIDLKSGYHQIRVHENDVPKTTFRTHNGHYEYLVMPFGLMNAPATFQAIMNDIFRPYLRKFVLVFFDDILIYSKDLNEHIGHLELVLSVLLSNCFVANQSKCRFGCRQVDYLGHLISGDGVAVDPDKVQCIEAWPEPKNVKGVRGFLGLTGYYREFIKDYGKVAKPLTELTKKDNFWWGPEAQQAFTLLKSVMTTSPVLALPDFNLPFEVECDAAGRGIGAVLMQQRRPIAYFSKALSAGNLAKSVYEKELMALVLCIQHWRHYLLGRVFIVYTDHKSLKHFLQQRVSSPDQQCWLAKLLGYQFEVKYKSGLENKAADALSRCFDDVELHSLISFPLWQDRKKLLDELAHDSYIQNLTVEVQKDPHSKPGFVLQQGVLLYQGRLVLSPQSPSIPWLLAEFHGSPTGGHSGFYRTYRRLAESLYWVGMQKRVRDFVRECDVCQRQKYSATTPGGLLRPLPIPNAVWEDISLDFITGLPKSKGYEAILVVVDRLSKYSHFILLKHPYTAKSIAEIFAKEIVRLHGIPSSVVSDRDPIFVSHFWSELFKLQGTTLKMSSAYHPETDGQTEVTNRCLESYLRCFASDHPKTWSYWVPWAEFWYNSTFHTSIGQTPFEVVYGRKAPPLVRFLSNETKVAAVALDLSERDEAIKQLREHLKKAQEQMASYANKKRRDLNFEVGEWVFLKLRPHRQHSVVKRINQKLAARFYGPFQIETKIGAVAYKLKLPDDSKIHPVFHVSLLKKAIGSSQVQGQLPRDLEIEEMTDIYPESIIGTRTIRQGDGEVHQSLIKWNHKSLDDVTWEDNAVLAGQFPDFCLEDKAVSEGEGIDRDLNANLGLGKPKVWKVYVRKKGRKE
- the LOC130730263 gene encoding transposon Tf2-1 polyprotein isoform X3, which translates into the protein MASARVMTTGDTLSKCRFGCRQVDYLGHLISGDGVAVDPDKVQCIEAWPEPKNVKGVRGFLGLTGYYREFIKDYGKVAKPLTELTKKDNFWWGPEAQQAFTLLKSVMTTSPVLALPDFNLPFEVECDAAGRGIGAVLMQQRRPIAYFSKALSAGNLAKSVYEKELMALVLCIQHWRHYLLGRVFIVYTDHKSLKHFLQQRVSSPDQQCWLAKLLGYQFEVKYKSGLENKAADALSRCFDDVELHSLISFPLWQDRKKLLDELAHDSYIQNLTVEVQKDPHSKPGFVLQQGVLLYQGRLVLSPQSPSIPWLLAEFHGSPTGGHSGFYRTYRRLAESLYWVGMQKRVRDFVRECDVCQRQKYSATTPGGLLRPLPIPNAVWEDISLDFITGLPKSKGYEAILVVVDRLSKYSHFILLKHPYTAKSIAEIFAKEIVRLHGIPSSVVSDRDPIFVSHFWSELFKLQGTTLKMSSAYHPETDGQTEVTNRCLESYLRCFASDHPKTWSYWVPWAEFWYNSTFHTSIGQTPFEVVYGRKAPPLVRFLSNETKVAAVALDLSERDEAIKQLREHLKKAQEQMASYANKKRRDLNFEVGEWVFLKLRPHRQHSVVKRINQKLAARFYGPFQIETKIGAVAYKLKLPDDSKIHPVFHVSLLKKAIGSSQVQGQLPRDLEIEEMTDIYPESIIGTRTIRQGDGEVHQSLIKWNHKSLDDVTWEDNAVLAGQFPDFCLEDKAVSEGEGIDRDLNANLGLGKPKVWKVYVRKKGRKE